ATCGTCGTGTACGCGGTGTGATGCCGACGTCGCCATCTATGAAAACGACCGTCTGATCGCTTGTCCTCGAAGTGCAAGATTGAATTAACACAATTAAACGCTGTTCTGCATACGCGCAAACGTTTCAATACGAATGAATTGCGCAATTTAGACAAATCGAATGCAGGTCGGATTGTCCTGAGGCACATAACTGCGCGTGGACGAATTCGAATTGCGTGAAAGCCTAAAGGCGATCGCTGCGAGTCTCGTAGCACTGCAACATAAGTTGACCGGCCGGCATCTGCATATTGCAGCGCGCGGTCGTTCGCTGCCGAAAGCCGACCCGTTCATTCGGCGCAGTCGCCGCGGCCGGCAGGGCCCGTACGCTCCGCAGCCCGCGCGCGGCCTCCGTCTCCGCGCGGGGCGGCTGCAGCGCTAGTCGCGCCGGCAAATCGCAATACTTTGTTATATCTATTTAATAGTTTGTTATATCCATTTAACAGTTTGTTATATCTATTTATTAATTCGCGATTCGTGGCGTGTCTCTATATCAAAAATTGACATTCTAAATTTGCCAGATACTTGGCGATTTTGATGGAAATTCGACCTATTAGGACGAGTCTATATTTTCTAAACGAAAATTTCGAACTCGTATTATTTTTGCGATGAGGGTGACATGAAAGAATCGCCGCCGTAATTTGAATCGTTAGTGAATATTTTGAAGTCGACGCGCCGTGAATCGGCACTACCGCCTGTGAGGCACGCCACGTTGCGAAGCGTGTTTGCCCGCATCCTCTCTGCCGTCGGTATCAGGCTCCTGTTCGTCGTCGTCGGCTTGGCGCTCGTCTCGGCCGGCGTGGCTTGCAACGCGATGCCCGCGCCGGCCGGGATGGTGTCGGAGCCTGCCGCCACGCCAGCGGGAGGCGTCGGCACCGTATCCGAGCCTGACGCCACACCGACGGAACCGGCCGACGCGCTTGCGGAGCCGACGACGACCGTACCCGCACGGCGTGTCGAATTCGACATCGAGACGCTGAAGGAGCGCGGTCTCGATCCGGCGCTCGCCCAGTACTTTGCGGAGAAGCCGCGCTTCGTCGGCGGCGTGCATCGTGTGTCGCTGTCCGTCAACGGTCAACCGCGCGGCACGGTCGACGTTCGCTTCGACGATCGCGGTAACGTCTGCTTCGACCGCACGTTGATCGGCCGCGCGCGCCTGCGCCTGCCGGACGAACTCACACCGCCGCGCCGGTGGAGCCTGCTCGCATTTCTGAGCGGACAGCAGCCGCTGCTTGCGGAGCCGGAGACGGTCGACACACGCGAATCGGGCACCGACGGATCGGCATCGCGCGGCAACGACGCGGCGGGTGCCGCAGCGAACGATGCGCGTCGCGTTGCCGAATCCGAACGCCGGCTGGCACAACCGTTCGCCGCGAACTGCTACGACTATCGGACGTTTCAGCCGCAGACCGAAGTCAGCGCCGATTCGGCGAAGGATATGGTCGAAATCGTCGTGCCGGCGGACGCGCTGACCCGGCCGCGTCCCGGCGATAACGCGTCGTCCGGCGGTGCCGGCGCGATGCTGAACTACAACGTCGTCGCAGGCGGCAGTCGCTCGAGCGGCAGCAGTACCGCGACGTTCCTGTCCGCGGATACCGAAGCCGGGTTCAATCTCGGCGACTGGGTCGTGCGCAGCGCGCAGACGTACTGGCGGCAGCAGGGCCAGGCCGAGTTTCAGATGCCGTACGCGTTTGCGCAGAAAACCGACGTCGAGACCGGCTATCTGGTGCAGGCGGGGCAGATCGGGATCCGGAACCCCGTGGTCAGCGGCATGCCGATCGAGGGCGTGCAGATCTTGCCCGACGACGCACTTGCGGCCAGCGACGGCGGCAGCACGATTCGCGGCGTCGCGACGCAGCAGTCGCGTGTCGAGGTCCGGCAGGCCGGCATTCTGATCTACACGACGCTGGTGCCGGCCGGGCCGTTTCTGCTGCGCAACGTGACGCTGATCGACCGCTCGTCGCTGATCGAAGTCACGCTGATCGACGACGCGAACAACAAGCGCAGCTTCACGGTCCCGCCTGCTTCGCTCGTCGCGCCGCGCGGCGCACCGCTCGGGCTGTCGCTCGCAATCGGCCGCGTGTACCAGTATCGCGGGCCGCGCGACATGGCGCGACCGATCGTGGTTTCCGTCGCGAAGGGATGGAACGTCGGCCGGCGGTCGAGCGTGGTGGCCGGCGCGATTGTCTCGTCGCGCCATCAGGGTGTCGGCGTCAGCCATTCGATGCCGCTGTTCGGAAACAGCGTATCGATGGGAAACAACGCACAGCTCAGTCGTTCACCGACGCTCGGCGAGCGCGGCGCAAGCGTCGGACTCTCGTTGTCTGCGCAGCTGCCGGGCGACATATCGATGAACGTGCAGGCGAATCGACAGACGATCGGCTTTCGCTCACTGTCCGACACGCTGTATGACGTGCCCGATACCGTTCGCCGTTCGGCGTACTGGGAGATCATGCGCCACTACCGGATCCGGGACGTGATGTCGGGCTCGGCGAGCTGGAACAGCAAGCAGCTCGGCGCGCTGTCGGCGTCGTTCAATCGCTTCTCGACGTACGCCGGCTTCTCCGGTCAGCACGTTGCCGCGTCCTGGAATCGTCAGTTCGGGCGAGCGAGCCTGTCGATCAACGTCGACCGTTCGCTCGGCCGCGGCACGACCGGCGACGATACGGCGATCTACGCGTCGCTGAGTTTTCCGCTTGGACCGGTTCACACGAGCACTTACGTGACTCGCAACGGCGGCATGCTGCGCGGCGGCGTGAACGCGAGCCAGACCGTCAACGACTTCGTCAGTTACAACATCGGCGTCGAGCGTGGGCAGCACAGCGGCAGCGAGCGCGGATTCGCGACGCTGAGCTTGTGGCCGCGCTACACGCAGGTGTCGATCAGCGGTTCGGCGCAGCGCGACAGCGGATCGCTGTCTGCACAGGTGCAGGGCGGCATCGTCGCGACGAAGGCGGGCGTCACGCTGTCGCCGTACAGCATCGGCGAAACGTTCGGCATCGTGTCGACCGGTGAACTGTCGGGCGTGAGCATCAGCACGCCCGCGGGCATCGTGTGGACCGATCCGCGCGGCAAGGCCGTGATCGGCAGCATTCCCGCGTATACCGAGGTCAGCACGGTAGTCCGTACCGAGACGTTGCCGCGCGACGTGGACGTGCGGAACGGCTATGCGGAGCTCAATGCGGGACGCGGATCGGTGAACTTCGTCGACATCGAGGTGCGCCGGACGAAAAGGATGCTGCTCAACGTGCATCTGCAAGACGGGAGCCCGCTGCCGGTCGGCGCATCGATTCGCGATGAGAAAGACCAGTACGTGACGACTGCCGTCGGCGACGGCGTCGTCTATCTCGATCAGGACCCGGCAGGGCCGCTCGTCGCGCGTTTGCCCGGCGGCGGTCGGTGCAACCTGCAGTTTCAGGTGCCCGACGCGCTGCGCGCGGACGCGACCGTCGCACAGATCGACGCGACCTGCGATGCCGATTCCCATCCCAACTAGGGAGTATTCGATGAACACGATTCGCACTTTGGCAATCGCGGCGTTCGTGCTGGGCGGTGTGACGCTTGCCCGCGCCGAACGCTGCGCGATCGCCGTCAGCGATCCGAAGGTCGATTTCGGGCGCGTATTCGGCGACCGCATCGGCGCACCGCGCGGTGCCGATCGCCGTCCGGTCGCGTCGGCGAACCGGGCGCTCGCCGTGCAGTGTCGACAGGAAAGCGTCGCGGCAATCCGCTTCGACGGCGTCCCGTCCGCGGACGGCAGCATCCGGCTCGGGGACGTAGCCCGCTACACGGTCACCGTGACGCGCGTCGCGCTCGACGGGCGCGACGTGATGGCGGGCGTTGCGCGAGGCGGCGATGCGGCGGCAGTCACGCCGGCCCCGCTGATCCTGATGCCGGGCGACATGCTCGTGCCGTACGACGCCAATCGTCCGGCAGCGGGCCGACGTCTCGACGTCTTTATCCGGATCGACGCATTTCGAGCGGCCGAGACGACGCTGAGCGGCGAGGTGACGGTCACGTCCGAGCCGCGCTTCAGCGTCGTTTCCACGCCGTGAGCGCGTTTCGTTCAACTTCGCTCTTTTCAAACCATATGGAGGACTGATGTCTCATATCAATCGCATTCTGTCGGCACTGCTGCCGATCGCTCTGACTGCCGTCCCGGCAGCACCCGCGCATGCGGCCGGCATGGTGCCGGAAACGTCCGTCGTTCTGATCGACGAGGCCGTCGGCGAAACCGCAATGAAAGTCCGCAACACCGACGACAAATCGGCGCTGCTGTACACGATCATCGAGCACGTGCCTGACGATCAGGAGAAGCTGTTCACCGTGACGCCGCCGGTCGCACGCGTCGACCCCGGTCAGACGCAGCTGGTTCGTTTCATCCTGACAAACAGGACGCCGCTGAAGACCGAGCGGCTCGCGCGCGTCGTCTTCGACACGATCGGCGAACGTAAGGACCCGGACGCAAGCATCGTCGCGATTCGCGTTCGTCAGAACCTGCCGGTGATCATGCACCCGAAAGGGCTCGCGGTGAATCGCGAGCCGTGGAAGCTGCTGAAGTGGGAAGCCGTCGACGGCAAGTTGCGCGTCGTGAATCCGAGCCCGTACGTCGTGCGTCTCGGCGCGACCGTCGAGGTGCTGCCGACGAAGAAGCAGGCGTACCTTCCGAACACGTACATGCTGCCCGGTCAGGCGACCTACGTGATGATGCCGAAAGACGACAAACGCAAGGGCGCGCCGCGCACGCCGTCCGCAAAGGATGCTGCCATCACGGCCGAAGCGAAGGCCGAAATCGAAGAGATGCTGAAGCTCTACCCGGGCGCCACGTCGATTCGCTTCCAGCCGGCAACGAGCTACGGCTACATGGCCGACATCTACGAGGCGCGGATCGAAACGCCCGCAGGCAGCCATCAAACGAACGCCGCGCAAAGCGGTTCGGCATCGCGATGACAATCGGGCCGGTCGCGGACGTCGTCAGGCAATTTAGAACTTGTTCTATATAAATTTGGATCACTGATCAATAGAATCTGTCACATCCGATATCGATGCCATTCTTTATCGGATATTTTTGAGCAATCTGCTATACAACAGGAGAGCAGCAATGAATCGAATGAAACTGAATCCGGCGCTGGGCGCGATCGCAATCGGCGTCGCGATGCTGGCCGCAGCACCTCAGGCATTCGCGCAGTCGTCCGCGGTGCTGAAGGTCACGGGCACGATCGTTCCGCCGGCATGCACGCCGACGTTCGAGGGCGGCAGCACGATCGACTTCGGCCAGGTGTCGCCCCGCGCGGATTTCACCAAGGTCGGCGAGAAGAAGACGTCGCTGCGCATCGCCTGTACGTCGCCTTCGTTCATCGCGTTCAAGGTCACCGACAACCGGAACGGTACGCAGGTCAATCGCGGTTTGCTGACGAACTCGAAGGACACGGTGATGAGCTGGCTGGTGCCGAACCTCGCGGATCAGGGCGGCGGCATCATGGGCTGGAACGACCAGCTGTTCGGCCTGGGCAAGACGACGAAGGGCGCGAAGATCGGCGCGTACTCGATGCAGCTTGGTGCGGCGAAGGTGTCGGGCTCGACGAGCGGCGGCCTCGGCTCGCTCACGAACCTGGCGGTCACGACCGGCGTCTCGCTGAGCGACTGGATGCCGGCCGTCGGCGGCATTGCCGATTCGACGTACAAGTCGATCGCCGGCATGGTGCCGGGCTTCAACGCATCGCATGGGCTGTGGATCACGCGCAGCGGGATGCTCGGTAAGCTGGATAGCGACACCGGTCTGTACATCG
The sequence above is a segment of the Burkholderia multivorans ATCC BAA-247 genome. Coding sequences within it:
- a CDS encoding DUF1120 domain-containing protein; the encoded protein is MNRMKLNPALGAIAIGVAMLAAAPQAFAQSSAVLKVTGTIVPPACTPTFEGGSTIDFGQVSPRADFTKVGEKKTSLRIACTSPSFIAFKVTDNRNGTQVNRGLLTNSKDTVMSWLVPNLADQGGGIMGWNDQLFGLGKTTKGAKIGAYSMQLGAAKVSGSTSGGLGSLTNLAVTTGVSLSDWMPAVGGIADSTYKSIAGMVPGFNASHGLWITRSGMLGKLDSDTGLYIAKNFKYSAVNAFNIGNALSMAVVGGGVAHAINGTNFTFPIKVRAMLNSASELGTGTAEKLDGQATFDLVYI
- a CDS encoding fimbria/pilus outer membrane usher protein — protein: MFARILSAVGIRLLFVVVGLALVSAGVACNAMPAPAGMVSEPAATPAGGVGTVSEPDATPTEPADALAEPTTTVPARRVEFDIETLKERGLDPALAQYFAEKPRFVGGVHRVSLSVNGQPRGTVDVRFDDRGNVCFDRTLIGRARLRLPDELTPPRRWSLLAFLSGQQPLLAEPETVDTRESGTDGSASRGNDAAGAAANDARRVAESERRLAQPFAANCYDYRTFQPQTEVSADSAKDMVEIVVPADALTRPRPGDNASSGGAGAMLNYNVVAGGSRSSGSSTATFLSADTEAGFNLGDWVVRSAQTYWRQQGQAEFQMPYAFAQKTDVETGYLVQAGQIGIRNPVVSGMPIEGVQILPDDALAASDGGSTIRGVATQQSRVEVRQAGILIYTTLVPAGPFLLRNVTLIDRSSLIEVTLIDDANNKRSFTVPPASLVAPRGAPLGLSLAIGRVYQYRGPRDMARPIVVSVAKGWNVGRRSSVVAGAIVSSRHQGVGVSHSMPLFGNSVSMGNNAQLSRSPTLGERGASVGLSLSAQLPGDISMNVQANRQTIGFRSLSDTLYDVPDTVRRSAYWEIMRHYRIRDVMSGSASWNSKQLGALSASFNRFSTYAGFSGQHVAASWNRQFGRASLSINVDRSLGRGTTGDDTAIYASLSFPLGPVHTSTYVTRNGGMLRGGVNASQTVNDFVSYNIGVERGQHSGSERGFATLSLWPRYTQVSISGSAQRDSGSLSAQVQGGIVATKAGVTLSPYSIGETFGIVSTGELSGVSISTPAGIVWTDPRGKAVIGSIPAYTEVSTVVRTETLPRDVDVRNGYAELNAGRGSVNFVDIEVRRTKRMLLNVHLQDGSPLPVGASIRDEKDQYVTTAVGDGVVYLDQDPAGPLVARLPGGGRCNLQFQVPDALRADATVAQIDATCDADSHPN
- a CDS encoding fimbria/pilus chaperone family protein is translated as MSHINRILSALLPIALTAVPAAPAHAAGMVPETSVVLIDEAVGETAMKVRNTDDKSALLYTIIEHVPDDQEKLFTVTPPVARVDPGQTQLVRFILTNRTPLKTERLARVVFDTIGERKDPDASIVAIRVRQNLPVIMHPKGLAVNREPWKLLKWEAVDGKLRVVNPSPYVVRLGATVEVLPTKKQAYLPNTYMLPGQATYVMMPKDDKRKGAPRTPSAKDAAITAEAKAEIEEMLKLYPGATSIRFQPATSYGYMADIYEARIETPAGSHQTNAAQSGSASR